The Flavobacterium commune genome contains the following window.
GTTAAGAAAATTGATTTCGAAGGATTGCAATTTACCGAAGCACCATGGGTTCATAAAAAGAATGGGAAATATTATCTAAGTTATGCAACTGGTTTTCCTGAAAAAATTGCCTACGCAATGGCTGATAATATAGAAGGCCCTTATGAATACAAAGGTATTTTAAATGAAATTGCAGGAAATAGCAATACGAATCATCAGGCTATTTTAGAGTTTAAAGGAAAACCTTATTTTATTTATCACAACGGAGCAATCAAAACAAATGGTTCGAGTTACAGTAGATCGGTTTGTATTGATAAATTAGAATACAATAATGATGGTACTATAAAACGTATTGTAATGACTACCGAAGGCGTTATCAAATAAGACTGAATGCAGATTATAGCAATTTCTTTTTTTAAAGAAATTGCTATAATTTAAAATAGTAGTATTTTTGAAGAATAAATATAAAGTAAATGAAATTAATTATTAGAGTTCTGACTACTTCAATCTTGGTATTGATAATCTCTCATTTTATGACCGGGGTTCATGTGGCAAGTTTTACAACAGCACTTTTTGTTGCGGTTGTTTTAGGTTTGCTTAACATTTTTATTAAGCCTATTTTGGTTTTGTTTACGTTGCCTATTACTTTTTTTACGTTAGGATTGTTTTTATTAGTCATCAATGGTTTGATAATTATTCTCTGTGATAATATTGTAGGCGGTTTTGATGTCGATAATTTTTTTACAGCCTTACTTTTTAGTATCATATTGTCTGTTTCGCAATCTATTGTGAATCTTTTTGTGGGAGATAAGTAATTTATAAAATAATCATAAAACAAATTGATTTTACTTTTGGCTGAGTAAAAATCATTAATTTTGTTCTTGATAAAGATTTAAAAATGAATAAGATTTACATCATAGTATTTATGTTACTTGGTTTCTTTTTGATGCCAGGTGCTAGCTATGCTTGTGGATCAGGTTCAGGCAAGCATTCCTGCAAAATGGAAATGTCTTCCAAAACAAAAATGAAAGATTGCTGCAGTAAAAAATCAAATTCTAAAGAAACCAAAGACAAAGGTTGTTCCGGAAAATGCGGACAATCCATGTGTAGTGTTTCTCCTGTAAACATTGGGATTGCTGCTGAGATTCAATATGAAATTCCAAAAGCAACATTTCATTTTTCAGAAAAAAAACAAAATTTCTCTCACTCCGTATCCTTTCCTTCTGCTGGATATGTTAGCCTTTGGTTGATACCTAAAATAGGCTAAAATCCTTTGTTGATAGCCATTGGTGTATCAAATTCAAAGTAAATACTTTACAATACAATCTTTCTGTTGATTGAAATAATAAGCAATAGTTTGTTGTAGCTATGCTGTTGTTATTGGTTAACTTCATTCAATTAAAAAAAATATAAAATCATGAAATCATTAAAAAAAATAATGATAGCAGCTGTAGTGTTGCTATCAATAAGTGTTAGTGCACAAGTTAAAAATAAAAAAACAGAAACTGTAAAAATATCCGGTAACTGTGAAATGTGCAAAAAGAAAATTGAAACAGCTGGAAGTCTTAAAAAAGTAGCAGTTGTAGAATGGGATGTCAATTCTAAAATGGCAACGCTGACTTATGATTCTACTAAAACAAATTCAGATGAAATTTTGAGCCGAATTGCTAAAGCCGGTTATGATAGTGAGAAGTTTTCGGCTACTGAAGAGCAGTATAAAAAATTGCACACTTGCTGTCAATACGATAGAAAGCCAACAGGAAGAACTACTGAAAGAGAAGAACACAAACACTAGTTTTTTTATTACTACAGTCTTTGTGTTGTTTTTAAAGTACTAAAGACTGTAGTAAATTATAATTTTTAAAATTAAAAAATGATGAAAAAAGATAATATAAAAAAGCTATTACTTGTGTTTGTAATGCTGTTTAGTGTTATGAATTCATTTTCCCAAATTTCGAAAGCCGAAATTATTGCTACAGGTTTAACCTGTTCAATGTGTTCTAATGCAATTAATAAACAACTTAAGGCAATGCCCGAAGTAGAAAAAGTAATTATCGATTTGAATGCCAATACTTTTATGATTTCTTTGAAAAAAAATAGTGGGATTACACCGCAGGCATTAAGGATGAGTGTTGAAAAAGCGGGATTTTTTGTGGGTTCAATGGTTTTAACACTGGATGTTGATACCATACAAATAAAAGATAATGCAAGCTTTAAAAATGAAAGTGGGACTTATGTTTTTGTAGAAGCCAAAGAAAAAATAACTAATGGAACACTTAGGCTAAAAGTATTAAACAGCGGCTATGTAACTAAAAAAGAGTACAAACAATCGGCTAAAATGTTGTCGAAATATTTGACTGATGGGACTGAGGAAGAAACGTATTTTGTAAAAATAATTTAAATGAGATATTTAGCAATTGTAATGTTGTGTTTGTTGTCGTTTCACATTAATGCGCAGGAATTATTTGTCATGACCGAACCGGCCAGTAACATGCCTACAGGTTCCATAGGTGTTAGAGATATGAGTCTTTTTGCTTTCAAAAAAACCGATGGTTATAATTACCACAATATGCCCGAGTTGATGTGGGGGGTGAATAAGGATTGGATGATTCATGCTTCGGCTTTTTTGAGTAACAAAGAAGGGAATTTAAAGTTAGAGGGAGGAAGTTTATATGCTAAATATCGTTTTTTCTCGGTTGATGATCTTCATAGTCATTTTAGATTAGCGGCTTACGGCAGGATAAGTACAAGTAATGCCGGTATTCATCAGGAAGATATAGAAACTATGGGGATGAATTCAGGTTATGAAATTGGAGCTGTGGCGACTCAATTGATTAATAAAACAGCTTTGAGTACTTCAATAAGTTACGAAAGAGCTTTGAATAATCAGGATTATGATTTTCCGGATGCCTTTAGTAATAGTGCTTTGAATTATACTTTTTCGATTGGTCAATTGATGTATCCTAAAAAATATATTAATTTTAAGCAGACCAATATCAACGCAATGTTGGAATTTTTAGGTCAGCGGTTGAACCAAAATGGGAAATCTTATCTGGATGTTGTACCTTCGGTTCAGTTTATTATCAATAGTCAGGCTCGAATAGACTTGGCATACAGACGACAAATATATAGCGATATGGAGCGCATTAGTACCAATAGTATTTTGTTAAAATTAGAATACACTTTTTTTAATGTAACCAATTAGTTTTAAATAGTATAAAATTTTAAAAATGAGAAAAATAATTCTTTCATCGATGGTTTTGACCATGTTGTTGATGGCTTGTAATCAAAAAAAGCAAGAGGAGCAAACAGAAAAAACAGAAGTAGAAACAGCAAAAGAACAGGAAACTGAAGCTGTTGAAGAAATTACGACAGTTAGTGATGCCGTGAAAGCATCTGTTTCTACTGAGGCAATCATTAATGGTTATTTGAAAATTAAAAATGCTTTGGCTAGTGACAATTCAGCCGAAGCAGCTAAAGTAGCAGCAGATTTTTCTAAAGCAGTTGAAGCTACTAAAACCGATAAAATAGCAGCGGAATTAAAAGATAAGTATTCTAAAACTACTGAGGAAGCCAAAAAACAAGCGGCTTTAATTGTTTCGAATTCAGGAAAAATAGACCAGCAAAGATTGTGTTTTGCTGTTTTAAGCAAAAATATAACGAGTCTGATTGCTACTTTTGGAAGTAAACAGAAATTATATCAGGATTATTGTCCGATGTACGATGAGGGGAAAAGCGGCTATTGGATAAGCGAATTCAAAGTAATCAAGAATCCGTATTATGGTTCCGAAATGCTCGAATGTGGAGGAATGATTAAAGAAATTAAATAGTGTTTTAACCATAATCCCGATAGTTATCGGGGGAAGAAGTTTTCACAAAGTTTACAAAGTTTTTTTTAAAATGATCTGTGATAATCTGAGTAACCTGTCTGTCGGCAGACAGGTCTTTGGCTAAAAGTAAATATTTAGAGAATAAAATTAAACCATTAAGGTAGTTAAGGTTCATTAAGTTTTTGCTTAATTTTCTTAACTACCTTAATGGTTTTATAGGTTTTAGACCTTTATAGTTTTTTATTATTTTTGAAAAAAAATAAAATGTTGCAACTTTCAGAAATCTGGATTTATCCTGTAAAATCATTGGGCGGAATTGCCTTAAAAGAAGCTAGAGTTACTGTTCGTGGTTTGGAGAATGACCGTCGTTGGTTGCTGGTGGATAAAAACGGATTGTTTCTAACCCAAAGGGAACATCCTGAATTGGCTCTTTTTCAGCCTGAAATTGATGCTGAATTTTTGAAAATTAGCCATAAAGGAAAGCAATCCGAAGCCTTAAAAGTTAGTGTAGCTATGGATTATTTGGAGCAAAAAAGCAAAGTTAAAGTCCAAATTTGGGAGGATGAAGTAGCAGTCTATGAAGTGAGTACTGAAGCTAATATTTGGTTTTCTGAACGATTGGGTTTTGAGGCTCAATTGGTGTATATGCCTGAGGAAAGTCACCGAAAAGTAGATCCTGATTATGCAGTGAGTGCCGATAATGAAACGGCTTTTTCAGATGGATTTCCGTTTTTATTGATTGGGCAGTCTTCCTTGGACGATTTGAATTCGAGATTAAAAAATCCTGTTCCCATTCGTTGTTTCCGGCCTAATTTTGTTTTTAGCGGTGGCAAAGCTTATCAAGAGGAAACATGGAGGGAATTTACAATTGGCAATCTTCCATTTTATGGTGTAAAACCCTGTAGTCGCTGTATTATGACTACGGTTAATCCTGAATTAGGTGCTTTTGCAGGCAAAGAGCCTTTATATACTTTGTCGAAATACAAGAAAGTAGGGAATAAGGTGTTGTTTGGTCAAAATATAATTACGCAACAACAAGGAAATGTTGCTGTGGGGGATTTAGTGACGGTTCAAAAAAGCATTTAATTCGTTTTTACAGAACCTGAGCAGACGTCTCCTTCTTCTATTCCGTTGAGCCAGATTGTTAGATTTTTTATTCGGCTTTCAGTCAATTCAGTTAAATAGATTGCTCTACAAGTAGGCTGAATGCTCCCGTAATAGTAGTTCGGATAGTTGGGGTATTTCATATCCATCTCGGCATCTCGAAAAGTGATCCAAATGCGTTGTGATTTTTTTAAATTCTCCACAAACAGTTTGTCTGACTTGTATTTGATTAAAATTTGTTGATAGACTGTGTTTAGGTTTTTGTCTGCTTTATCGTAAATATCATAGGCTTTTTGATTTATTTCAGCCTGCGTTTGGGAAAAACAATTGATGCTAAAAGTAAGCAAGAGTGATAGGATGATTTTGTTCATGTTTTTTGTTTTGAGTGAATATAAATTATAACTTAAAAAACAGAAATAAGAAAATCCCATTTGTTCCATAAATCGACATTATGACCATTCTGTTTTGCAGCGATATAAGTAACAGTGTTTTTCAGAATTGACATTATTTCTGTTGTTACAAGGTCATAATCTTCCTTACTGGATGCGGGTTTAAATATGTTGCCAGTGTTAAATTCATTGTGTTTGTTTATGCTAATTGAAAGAACGTTTCTTCCTCTAGCTTTTTCTTTTAAGATTTTCGATTTGTTAAAGGCTTTGTTAATAGCTGAAAGATATACAGGATTTAAATTATTGTTCTTGATTAATGGATATTCTTTGTCTTTGTATATAAATTTGGGTTTTTCTTCTACTTCTTCAATGGAGTATTTATTTTCGCCTCTGTAGTTAGGGCAATATTCAGCAAGATACTTAACAACTCTCATGTCGTTTAACGAATATATTTTATAGAAATGCTCACAAGCATTATCTGTTTCTCCTAATTTTAATTCAACTGCAGCAAGATTGTATAAATATTCATGATTCCATGAAACGGAGTCAGTTACTTTGGTGTAAATTTCTTTAGCTAAAGCAAAATTATTCTCGGAATACGCTTTCTCTCCTTCTGCCAATAATTTATTTAAATTAGTGTAATTTGTTTTTGTGGTTTGTGAAATCCCAATTTGGCTTAAAAAAAAGAATAATAATAAAAAAGATTGTTTCATGATTTCTTTTGATTGTTTTGAATGAAATTAGTTAACATTTTTTCAAATATAAAAAATATTCTTACTTTTTTTTAAGCAGGTGTTACTTTTTTATTTAGGTATAATTAGATAAAATCATTTTAGTAATTACTTTTTCTGTTATCCAGTTTTTTAATAAATAACTGCCTTAAATTCAATCCCGAAGGTTCGGAATAAAAAGCTTGGTTGGCTTGCGAAAATTTTATAATTTTGCCAGCCAATTTTATTATGTAAATTAAAGAAGAAGATGGATATTAAAAGAGTAGCAATTGATGCTGTAACTGAAACCATTGTAATGACTGTGGTACACATGGATTACAAAGGACAAGTAGCCAAAAGAATCAACGAAAAAATGCCTTTGGCGCAAGTAAAAGGATTTAGAAAAGGGGCTGTGCCTAAAGACTTAGTTGAAAAACAATACGGAAAAGCAATTAAACAAGAAGAGGTTAAGAAAGTTGTTGACTTGGCTTTAGAGCGTTATATTCAATCTGAAAGATTAAATCTTCTTGGAACTCCACTTGCTAAAGTAAACGAAGAATTAGATTGGTCTGCTGAAGAATTGACTTTTGAATTCGAAATTGGTTTAGTGCCAAACTTCGAATTAGACTTAGATGCTAAAAACGATATCGTAAAATATGTAGTTACTGCTGATGATAAATTAATCGATGGTCAGGTAGCTCGTATCCAAAAACAATTTGGTACTGCAATTCCTCAGGAAGTTGTTGAAGCTACTTCTGACATCAAAGGAATTTTTACTAACGAGGCTGAAGGAATTGGTAACACAACTACTATTTCATTAGATATTTTCAAAGACAAAGCTACTGCTGATAAATTCATCGGTAAAAAAGTGGGTGATGTTGTTACTGTAAACACTAGCGGTTTATTTGAAGACGATCACCAATTGATGGATTACTTAAAAGTAGGTCATGATAACGTTCACGGTTTAGCAATTGATGTAGATTTCGTTATCGAGGCTATTAGTGTTTCTGAGCCAGCTGAATTGAATCAAGAGTTATTCGACAAATTGTTTGGAGAAGGAAAAGTAGCTTCAT
Protein-coding sequences here:
- a CDS encoding heavy-metal-associated domain-containing protein, giving the protein MKSLKKIMIAAVVLLSISVSAQVKNKKTETVKISGNCEMCKKKIETAGSLKKVAVVEWDVNSKMATLTYDSTKTNSDEILSRIAKAGYDSEKFSATEEQYKKLHTCCQYDRKPTGRTTEREEHKH
- a CDS encoding lysozyme inhibitor LprI family protein — its product is MNKIILSLLLTFSINCFSQTQAEINQKAYDIYDKADKNLNTVYQQILIKYKSDKLFVENLKKSQRIWITFRDAEMDMKYPNYPNYYYGSIQPTCRAIYLTELTESRIKNLTIWLNGIEEGDVCSGSVKTN
- a CDS encoding heavy-metal-associated domain-containing protein, which gives rise to MMKKDNIKKLLLVFVMLFSVMNSFSQISKAEIIATGLTCSMCSNAINKQLKAMPEVEKVIIDLNANTFMISLKKNSGITPQALRMSVEKAGFFVGSMVLTLDVDTIQIKDNASFKNESGTYVFVEAKEKITNGTLRLKVLNSGYVTKKEYKQSAKMLSKYLTDGTEEETYFVKII
- a CDS encoding DUF3347 domain-containing protein gives rise to the protein MRKIILSSMVLTMLLMACNQKKQEEQTEKTEVETAKEQETEAVEEITTVSDAVKASVSTEAIINGYLKIKNALASDNSAEAAKVAADFSKAVEATKTDKIAAELKDKYSKTTEEAKKQAALIVSNSGKIDQQRLCFAVLSKNITSLIATFGSKQKLYQDYCPMYDEGKSGYWISEFKVIKNPYYGSEMLECGGMIKEIK
- a CDS encoding trigger factor — encoded protein: MDIKRVAIDAVTETIVMTVVHMDYKGQVAKRINEKMPLAQVKGFRKGAVPKDLVEKQYGKAIKQEEVKKVVDLALERYIQSERLNLLGTPLAKVNEELDWSAEELTFEFEIGLVPNFELDLDAKNDIVKYVVTADDKLIDGQVARIQKQFGTAIPQEVVEATSDIKGIFTNEAEGIGNTTTISLDIFKDKATADKFIGKKVGDVVTVNTSGLFEDDHQLMDYLKVGHDNVHGLAIDVDFVIEAISVSEPAELNQELFDKLFGEGKVASLEDLKSKIKEDAESQFAQQADQKLLGDVTEFLIENTKFDLPAEFLKKWLQTVGEKKLSPEEAEVEYARSEKGLRFQLIEGKALAQNDIKITFEDLKEFTAKNIRVQMAQFGQTNPTDEEVQGIVARVLSNQDEVKRLSDQVVAEKLLELFKEKANPTTKEVTYEEFIAASYGE
- a CDS encoding MOSC domain-containing protein — translated: MLQLSEIWIYPVKSLGGIALKEARVTVRGLENDRRWLLVDKNGLFLTQREHPELALFQPEIDAEFLKISHKGKQSEALKVSVAMDYLEQKSKVKVQIWEDEVAVYEVSTEANIWFSERLGFEAQLVYMPEESHRKVDPDYAVSADNETAFSDGFPFLLIGQSSLDDLNSRLKNPVPIRCFRPNFVFSGGKAYQEETWREFTIGNLPFYGVKPCSRCIMTTVNPELGAFAGKEPLYTLSKYKKVGNKVLFGQNIITQQQGNVAVGDLVTVQKSI
- a CDS encoding phage holin family protein, with product MKLIIRVLTTSILVLIISHFMTGVHVASFTTALFVAVVLGLLNIFIKPILVLFTLPITFFTLGLFLLVINGLIIILCDNIVGGFDVDNFFTALLFSIILSVSQSIVNLFVGDK